One window of Puntigrus tetrazona isolate hp1 chromosome 14, ASM1883169v1, whole genome shotgun sequence genomic DNA carries:
- the p2rx3a gene encoding P2X purinoceptor 3a isoform X1, producing the protein MAHRILHFITDFFVYETAKSVVVKSWSVGIINRVVQLLIILYFICWVFMHEKGHQLRDTGIESAVMTKVKGLGRFDKRVMDVADYVIPSQGGSSFSVITSMVITPNQTQGLCTETDVKLRFNCTGDDDCMAKMGSNLGNGIITGKCLNNDKNTTGWCEIEGWCPAEDDNNLAPSVTGVENFTIFIKNSIRFPLFNVTRGNFPSNLNKDKIRGCHYDPVQNPFCPIFKVGDILRHINQSLDSITKKVGEIGININWKCNLDFNVSHCKPKYFFTRLDAAFENSSGSNGYNFRFAKYYQSEDGTERRTLHKANAIRFEIIVSGDAGKFNTVPFLINLVAAFTSVGLATVFCDIILLNFLKGAEEYKAKKFEEVTDVVYKSANNRLNEGSQMSLKAMEKRSNDSGTFSIGRQESHS; encoded by the exons ATGGCTCACAGAATCCTGCACTTCATCACTGACTTCTTCGTCTACGAAACAGCCAAATCAGTTGTGGTGAAGAGCTGGTCTGTCGGAATCATCAACCGTGTCGTCCAGCTGCTAATTATTCTCTATTTCATCTG ctggGTGTTTATGCATGAAAAAGGCCACCAGCTGCGGGACACGGGAATCGAGTCTGCGGTCATGACCAAAGTGAAGGGCTTGGGCAGATTCGACAAGCGCGTGATGGACGTGGCGGACTATGTAATTCCCTCACAG GGCGGTTCCTCCTTCTCCGTCATCACCAGCATGGTCATCACACCCAATCAGACTCAAGGACTATGCACTGAG ACCGATGTGAAGCTGAGGTTTAATTGCACTGGCGATGATGACTGCATGGCAAAAATGGGCTCAAATTTAGGAAACG GTATTATAACGGGCAAATGCTTGaacaatgataaaaacacaacaggATGGTGTGAAATTGAAGGCTGGTGCCCTGCAGAGGATGACAACAATCTGGC ACCGTCAGTGACGGGGGTGGAGAACTTCACCATCTTCATCAAGAACAGCATCCGCTTCCCTCTGTTTAACGTCACTAG AGGAAACTTCCCTTCAAACCTAAACAAGGACAAAATTCGAGGCTGTCATTACGACCCGGTGCAAAATCCGTTCTGTCCCATCTTTAAAGTGGGAGATATCCTGAGACACATCAATCAAAGTTTGGACAGCATTACTAAAAAAGTAG GAGAGATTGGTATTAACATCAACTGGAAGTGTAACCTGGACTTTAATGTGTCCCACTGCAAACCCAAGTACTTCTTCACACGCTTGGATGCTGCTTTTGAGAACAGCAGTGGCTCCAACGGATATAACTTCAG GTTTGCTAAATACTATCAGTCTGAAGATGGGACTGAACGCCGAACCCTTCACAAAGCTAACGCGATCCGCTTCGAAATAATCGTGTCTGGCGAT GCAGGGAAGTTCAACACTGTGCCGTTTCTGATTAATCTGGTGGCAGCGTTCACTTCAGTGGGATTG GCTACCGTGTTCTGTGACATCATCCTTCTCAACTTTCTTAAAGGGGCGGAGGAGTACAAAGCAAAGAAATTTGAAGAG GTGACAGACGTCGTGTACAAGTCTGCGAACAACAGACTCAACGAGGGAAGCCAGATGTCACTCAAGGCAATGGAGAAGAGATCAAACGACTCGGGGACCTTTTCTATCGGACGACAGGAGTCACACAGTTGA
- the p2rx3a gene encoding P2X purinoceptor 3a isoform X2, translating into MAHRILHFITDFFVYETAKSVVVKSWSVGIINRVVQLLIILYFICWVFMHEKGHQLRDTGIESAVMTKVKGLGRFDKRVMDVADYVIPSQGGSSFSVITSMVITPNQTQGLCTETDVKLRFNCTGDDDCMAKMGSNLGNGIITGKCLNNDKNTTGWCEIEGWCPAEDDNNLAPSVTGVENFTIFIKNSIRFPLFNVTRGNFPSNLNKDKIRGCHYDPVQNPFCPIFKVGDILRHINQSLDSITKKAGKFNTVPFLINLVAAFTSVGLATVFCDIILLNFLKGAEEYKAKKFEEVTDVVYKSANNRLNEGSQMSLKAMEKRSNDSGTFSIGRQESHS; encoded by the exons ATGGCTCACAGAATCCTGCACTTCATCACTGACTTCTTCGTCTACGAAACAGCCAAATCAGTTGTGGTGAAGAGCTGGTCTGTCGGAATCATCAACCGTGTCGTCCAGCTGCTAATTATTCTCTATTTCATCTG ctggGTGTTTATGCATGAAAAAGGCCACCAGCTGCGGGACACGGGAATCGAGTCTGCGGTCATGACCAAAGTGAAGGGCTTGGGCAGATTCGACAAGCGCGTGATGGACGTGGCGGACTATGTAATTCCCTCACAG GGCGGTTCCTCCTTCTCCGTCATCACCAGCATGGTCATCACACCCAATCAGACTCAAGGACTATGCACTGAG ACCGATGTGAAGCTGAGGTTTAATTGCACTGGCGATGATGACTGCATGGCAAAAATGGGCTCAAATTTAGGAAACG GTATTATAACGGGCAAATGCTTGaacaatgataaaaacacaacaggATGGTGTGAAATTGAAGGCTGGTGCCCTGCAGAGGATGACAACAATCTGGC ACCGTCAGTGACGGGGGTGGAGAACTTCACCATCTTCATCAAGAACAGCATCCGCTTCCCTCTGTTTAACGTCACTAG AGGAAACTTCCCTTCAAACCTAAACAAGGACAAAATTCGAGGCTGTCATTACGACCCGGTGCAAAATCCGTTCTGTCCCATCTTTAAAGTGGGAGATATCCTGAGACACATCAATCAAAGTTTGGACAGCATTACTAAAAAA GCAGGGAAGTTCAACACTGTGCCGTTTCTGATTAATCTGGTGGCAGCGTTCACTTCAGTGGGATTG GCTACCGTGTTCTGTGACATCATCCTTCTCAACTTTCTTAAAGGGGCGGAGGAGTACAAAGCAAAGAAATTTGAAGAG GTGACAGACGTCGTGTACAAGTCTGCGAACAACAGACTCAACGAGGGAAGCCAGATGTCACTCAAGGCAATGGAGAAGAGATCAAACGACTCGGGGACCTTTTCTATCGGACGACAGGAGTCACACAGTTGA
- the zgc:113229 gene encoding uncharacterized protein zgc:113229 isoform X2: protein MAEPNPVSDSHALLESMLQKLRLNAQTNSSPVIGMQTCSPSGESNAVEDSSKTTVYQFGFSSNKKEPDGRTSTWNKWENPWTQQPPHFEDALTPVAKQPVRRISKNNSGYNSGKPKRPPLIWGEHKDFTSSDVTSWVGEDQTPEPEKKKRFSLDGEASSNASTLYKTEAFQNPPDLLAPTLTTTSTVLGNPEVRGQSAAWSWGAGIERNDSSRFHEQPGKTTKTSRRKWGEAKRWAQSVKERWRERHRSALTRQREDEERQAQSEVQSNNLSLSMPVDVNETALAETTNIHHEEISKALDEGGPGSLGYMSLSFGATSDLMEEIFSGTEWAQFLSVNSTKMHQPKEAANTNNQSREEGLNTKWTHEDATDSHLDLTQPRFAQDMEYNKNPPASPLPTNPFTNQSQITNLTPDESRSSERSHYSRLHLNESKATEHGDPQPVFNQVSDPSHIQPQDGTEDFIPLLDLSYAKPIKRASVTSHGSLSRKREHWTKRRESFEIHATQEMEHEEDGGAFTDAQLSSKPSPASSLDSLNSVSQGSESFETSGTASKKRRMEDTRRVRFAEEVIILPTTYLPDSDEKKKKKKKKTLIMIGKKHLLPVILFLSGLCL, encoded by the exons ATGGCAGAGCCGAACCCTGTCTCAGACTCTCATGCACTACTGGAATCTATGCTTCAGAAACTACGACTGAACGCTCAGACCAACAGTAGCCCGGTCATTGGTATGCAAACATGCAGTCCGTCTGGAGAAAGCAATGCTGTGGAAGATTCATCTAAAACAACAGTTTATCAGTTTGGGTTTTCTTCCAACAAAAAAGAGCCGGATGGACGCACCTCAACCTGGAATAAGTGGGAGAACCCTTGGACTCAACAACCGCCTCACTTTGAGGATGCATTGACTCCTGTTGCTAAACAGCCGGTAAGAAGGATCAGTAAAAACAACTCCGGGTACAACTCTGGTAAACCTAAACGCCCACCGCTAATTTGGGGGGAACACAAGGACTTTACATCcagtgatgtcacttcctgggTCGGAGAAGATCAGACGCCTGAGCCGGAGAAGAAGAAACGGTTTTCCCTGGATGGGGAGGCCAGCTCAAACGCGTCGACTTTATACAAAACAGAAGCCTTCCAAAACCCTCCTGATCTGTTAGCTCCAACGCTAACAACAACGTCTACTGTCTTGGGAAacccagaggtcagaggtcaaagtgCCGCATGGAGTTGGGGTGCTGGAATTGAGAGAAACGACAGCTCCAGATTTCACGAGCAACCAGGAAAAACGACAAAGACAAGCAGGAGGAAGTGGGGGGAGGCTAAAAGGTGGGCCCAGAGTgtgaaagagagatggagagagagacacagaagcGCACTGACCAGACAAAGAGAGGATGAAGAAAGACAAGCGCAGAGTGAAGTGCAA AGTAATAACTTATCGTTATCGATGCCCGTCGATGTGAATGAAACAGCACTCGCTGAGACTACTAACATCCATCATGAAGAGATCAGCAAAGCGCTGGATGAAGGTGGCCCTGGTTCACTCGGCTACATGAG TCTCTCATTTGGCGCTACTTCTGATTTAATGGAGGAGATCTTCAGCGGGACGGAGTGGGCTCAGTTTCTCTCAGTTAACAGCACCAAAATGCACCAGCCTAAGGAGGCGGCGAATACTAATAACCAATCACGGGAAGAAGGACTGAACACTAAGTGGACTCATGAAGACGCAACTGATTCCCATTTAGATTTGACTCAGCCGAGGTTTGCACAGGACAtggaatataataaaaatcccCCCGCAAGTCCATTACCAACTAACCCGTTTACTAACCAGTCACAAATCACCAATCTGACCCCTGACGAATCTCGCAGCAGTGAGCGATCACATTattcccggcttcatctaaacGAATCTAAGGCAACTGAACATGGAGATCCACAGCCGGTGTTTAATCAAGTGTCCGACCCCAGCCATATCCAGCCACAAGACGGGACAGAGGACTTTATACCCCTCCTCGACCTTTCGTATGCTAAG CCAATAAAAAGAGCATCTGTAACATCCCATGGATCTCTGAGCCGAAAAAGAGAGCACTGGACAAAGAGGAGGGAGTCGTTCGAGATACACGCGACACAAGAGATGGAGCACGAGGAGGACGGCGGCGCTTTCACAGATGCTCAGCTGTCTTCAAAGCCTTCACCCGCATCTTCCCTCGACTCGCTGAACTCCGTCTCTCAGGGCTCGGAGTCCTTTGAAACTTCAGGGACGGCGAGCAAAAAG AGGAGGATGGAAGACACTCGACGCGTTCGGTTCGCTGAAGAGGTCATCATCTTACCAACCACCTACTTGCCGGACTCTgatgagaagaagaagaagaagaagaagaaaacgcTGATAATGATTGGCAAGAAGCACCTTCTCCCCGTCATTCTTTTCCTAAGTGGATTGtgtctttga
- the zgc:113229 gene encoding uncharacterized protein zgc:113229 isoform X1 — protein sequence MAEPNPVSDSHALLESMLQKLRLNAQTNSSPVIGMQTCSPSGESNAVEDSSKTTVYQFGFSSNKKEPDGRTSTWNKWENPWTQQPPHFEDALTPVAKQPVRRISKNNSGYNSGKPKRPPLIWGEHKDFTSSDVTSWVGEDQTPEPEKKKRFSLDGEASSNASTLYKTEAFQNPPDLLAPTLTTTSTVLGNPEVRGQSAAWSWGAGIERNDSSRFHEQPGKTTKTSRRKWGEAKRWAQSVKERWRERHRSALTRQREDEERQAQSEVQSNNLSLSMPVDVNETALAETTNIHHEEISKALDEGGPGSLGYMSDSLSFGATSDLMEEIFSGTEWAQFLSVNSTKMHQPKEAANTNNQSREEGLNTKWTHEDATDSHLDLTQPRFAQDMEYNKNPPASPLPTNPFTNQSQITNLTPDESRSSERSHYSRLHLNESKATEHGDPQPVFNQVSDPSHIQPQDGTEDFIPLLDLSYAKPIKRASVTSHGSLSRKREHWTKRRESFEIHATQEMEHEEDGGAFTDAQLSSKPSPASSLDSLNSVSQGSESFETSGTASKKRRMEDTRRVRFAEEVIILPTTYLPDSDEKKKKKKKKTLIMIGKKHLLPVILFLSGLCL from the exons ATGGCAGAGCCGAACCCTGTCTCAGACTCTCATGCACTACTGGAATCTATGCTTCAGAAACTACGACTGAACGCTCAGACCAACAGTAGCCCGGTCATTGGTATGCAAACATGCAGTCCGTCTGGAGAAAGCAATGCTGTGGAAGATTCATCTAAAACAACAGTTTATCAGTTTGGGTTTTCTTCCAACAAAAAAGAGCCGGATGGACGCACCTCAACCTGGAATAAGTGGGAGAACCCTTGGACTCAACAACCGCCTCACTTTGAGGATGCATTGACTCCTGTTGCTAAACAGCCGGTAAGAAGGATCAGTAAAAACAACTCCGGGTACAACTCTGGTAAACCTAAACGCCCACCGCTAATTTGGGGGGAACACAAGGACTTTACATCcagtgatgtcacttcctgggTCGGAGAAGATCAGACGCCTGAGCCGGAGAAGAAGAAACGGTTTTCCCTGGATGGGGAGGCCAGCTCAAACGCGTCGACTTTATACAAAACAGAAGCCTTCCAAAACCCTCCTGATCTGTTAGCTCCAACGCTAACAACAACGTCTACTGTCTTGGGAAacccagaggtcagaggtcaaagtgCCGCATGGAGTTGGGGTGCTGGAATTGAGAGAAACGACAGCTCCAGATTTCACGAGCAACCAGGAAAAACGACAAAGACAAGCAGGAGGAAGTGGGGGGAGGCTAAAAGGTGGGCCCAGAGTgtgaaagagagatggagagagagacacagaagcGCACTGACCAGACAAAGAGAGGATGAAGAAAGACAAGCGCAGAGTGAAGTGCAA AGTAATAACTTATCGTTATCGATGCCCGTCGATGTGAATGAAACAGCACTCGCTGAGACTACTAACATCCATCATGAAGAGATCAGCAAAGCGCTGGATGAAGGTGGCCCTGGTTCACTCGGCTACATGAG TGACAGTCTCTCATTTGGCGCTACTTCTGATTTAATGGAGGAGATCTTCAGCGGGACGGAGTGGGCTCAGTTTCTCTCAGTTAACAGCACCAAAATGCACCAGCCTAAGGAGGCGGCGAATACTAATAACCAATCACGGGAAGAAGGACTGAACACTAAGTGGACTCATGAAGACGCAACTGATTCCCATTTAGATTTGACTCAGCCGAGGTTTGCACAGGACAtggaatataataaaaatcccCCCGCAAGTCCATTACCAACTAACCCGTTTACTAACCAGTCACAAATCACCAATCTGACCCCTGACGAATCTCGCAGCAGTGAGCGATCACATTattcccggcttcatctaaacGAATCTAAGGCAACTGAACATGGAGATCCACAGCCGGTGTTTAATCAAGTGTCCGACCCCAGCCATATCCAGCCACAAGACGGGACAGAGGACTTTATACCCCTCCTCGACCTTTCGTATGCTAAG CCAATAAAAAGAGCATCTGTAACATCCCATGGATCTCTGAGCCGAAAAAGAGAGCACTGGACAAAGAGGAGGGAGTCGTTCGAGATACACGCGACACAAGAGATGGAGCACGAGGAGGACGGCGGCGCTTTCACAGATGCTCAGCTGTCTTCAAAGCCTTCACCCGCATCTTCCCTCGACTCGCTGAACTCCGTCTCTCAGGGCTCGGAGTCCTTTGAAACTTCAGGGACGGCGAGCAAAAAG AGGAGGATGGAAGACACTCGACGCGTTCGGTTCGCTGAAGAGGTCATCATCTTACCAACCACCTACTTGCCGGACTCTgatgagaagaagaagaagaagaagaagaaaacgcTGATAATGATTGGCAAGAAGCACCTTCTCCCCGTCATTCTTTTCCTAAGTGGATTGtgtctttga
- the rad9a gene encoding cell cycle checkpoint control protein RAD9A: MDCVATGGNVKVLAKAIHSLSRIGEELYLEPVEDGLALRSVNSSRSAFACFLLSPLFFQRYQAPSDQSFRCKMPIKSVQAVFKSLASLERSVEKCRIQLNGGKSRLTITLHCKHGLLKTHNLSFQDCESLQAVFDKESCANVLQAQPRLMVDTVLHFPPSLEEVNLSVSGDRVWLRNHVEDDADSSRAMMTELCLSSEEFDHFSVASQTSITFCLKELRGLLVFAESSGLPVSMYFDEPGSPVILSVTDSVLEANFVLATLSEDSHPKNHVNSNTKRTDTEQPPDDFMSDDMDSFLIAMETSELPGPSHVPTSPPRPTNNRKHSFSEEEEEEEEEEALREGPPNKKFCSLFFGSVLPTPSQLPNQTMQSQEVLASDSEDENQTETS; encoded by the exons ATGGATTGTGTTGCCACCGGAGGAAACGTGAAAG TTTTAGCCAAAGCCATACATTCCCTGTCGAGAATCGGAGAGGAGCTGTATTTGGAGCCTGTGGAAGATGgg TTGGCTCTGCGGTCAGTCAACTCTTCCCGGTCAGCCTTCGCCTGCTTCTTGCTGTCTCCTCTCTTCTTCCAGAGATACCAGGCTCCTTCAGACCAGAGCTTTCGCTGCAAGATGCCCATCAAG AGCGTTCAGGCTGTGTTCAAGTCCCTAGCGTCTCTCGAACGCTCTGTAGAGAAATGCCGTATTCAGTTGAATGGTGGAAAGAGTCGGTTGACCATTACTCTGCACTGTAAACAcg GGCTCTTGAAAACACACAATTTGTCCTTCCAGGACTGTGAGAGTTTGCAGGCCGTGTTTGATAAAGAGAGCTGTGCAAACGTGCTACAGGCTCAACCCAG GCTGATGGTGGACACAGTTCTGCATTTCCCTCCGTCTCTGGAGGAGGTGAACCTGTCGGTGAGCGGTGATCGCGTGTGGCTCAGGAACCACGTGGAGGACGATGCTG ACTCATCGCGGGCAATGATGACTGAGCTGTGTTTGAGCTCGGAGGAGTTTGATCATTTTTCCGTGGCCAGTCAGACCAGCATCACCTTCTGCCTCAAAGAGCTCAGG GGTTTGCTTGTATTTGCGGAGTCGTCTGGTCTTCCAGTCTCGATGTATTTCGATGAGCCGGGCAG TCCAGTTATCCTGAGTGTAACTGACAGTGTTCTGGAGGCAAATTTTGTTCTCGCTACGCTGTCAGAAGACTCGCATCCCAAGAACCACGTCAACTCCAACACAAAACG CACTGACACAGAACAGCCACCGGATGACTTCATGAGTGATGACATGGACTCGTTTCTCATCGCCATGGAGACCAGTGAGCTTCCTGGACCGTCACACGTCCCCACATCCCCACCAAGACCCACCAATAACAGAAAGCACTCTTTcagtgaagaggaggaggaggaggaggaggaggaagcacTTAGAGAAGGACCTCCCAACAAAAAG TTTTGTTCACTTTTCTTCGGTTCAGTTCTGCCCACTCCCTCTCAGCTGCCCAATCAGACGATGCAGAGCCAGGAAGTGCTGGCAAGCGACAGCGAAGATGAAAACCAGACAGAAACATCATAA